One segment of Rickettsiales bacterium Ac37b DNA contains the following:
- a CDS encoding hypothetical protein (contains HATPase_c and CheY domains) — MEDYWDFGKVWIFFNFSKYIHFAIKDEGIGVPENELYTIFEAFVQSTKTKTRAGGTGLGLAICKEIIEAHHGEIWAENNEGSGATFNFVIPISQAKQMDGHKIIAENNVEIPTKPATQTTKSANILIIDDEEACLMSMELLLFGSGYNLHKAVGGYAGLEYLKEHSKEIDLILLDLMMPDIYGLNVLTEIKQDPDFAKIPVILQTGSSDNAEIERAFELGIVTYIKKPYQRQNIMYEIAEVLDN, encoded by the coding sequence CTGGAGGATTACTGGGATTTTGGCAAGGTCTGGATCTTTTTTAATTTCAGCAAGTACATTCATTTTGCTATTAAAGATGAAGGAATTGGCGTTCCTGAAAATGAATTATATACCATCTTTGAGGCATTTGTCCAAAGCACTAAAACCAAAACCAGGGCAGGAGGAACTGGCCTTGGACTTGCGATATGTAAAGAAATTATTGAGGCGCATCATGGTGAAATTTGGGCAGAAAATAATGAAGGCTCGGGAGCTACTTTTAACTTTGTTATTCCAATATCGCAGGCCAAACAAATGGACGGCCATAAAATCATTGCAGAAAATAATGTCGAAATACCTACAAAACCTGCTACCCAAACTACTAAATCAGCTAACATTTTAATTATAGACGATGAAGAGGCCTGCTTAATGAGTATGGAATTACTGCTTTTTGGAAGTGGCTATAATCTCCATAAAGCAGTGGGAGGTTATGCGGGACTTGAATATTTGAAAGAACATTCTAAGGAAATAGATTTAATTTTGCTCGACTTAATGATGCCCGATATTTATGGCTTAAATGTACTTACTGAAATCAAGCAGGATCCAGACTTCGCTAAAATCCCAGTAATCCTCCAGACTGGCTCTTCAGATAATGCCGAAATTGAAAGAGCTTTTGAGCTTGGCATTGTCACCTACATCAAAAAACCCTACCAAAGACAGAATATAATGTACGAAATTGCAGAAGTTTTGGATAATTAA
- a CDS encoding tryptophan 2,3-dioxygenase, with product MFQIVHQVEELWMKLINYTLFDINEYIKLNNTNRITTLFKRVHKTQQLMIEQLSVLETMSPKEYQKIRIGLGKGSGMESPGFRTIFKIANLLWESFLLHYLNNDLNNIEKIYDSEYSHNDSYLVAELLVEFDELFQIFLYKHMKLVERSIGIKSRSLKGVSIEILNKGIQRQFFPHLWQIRSDMANAATQQ from the coding sequence ATGTTTCAAATAGTTCATCAAGTAGAAGAATTATGGATGAAACTTATTAATTATACACTTTTTGATATAAATGAATATATAAAATTAAATAATACCAATCGTATTACTACTTTATTTAAAAGAGTGCATAAGACGCAACAACTTATGATTGAGCAGTTATCTGTATTAGAAACTATGTCTCCTAAGGAATATCAAAAAATTAGGATAGGACTTGGTAAAGGTAGTGGGATGGAGTCGCCAGGTTTTAGAACTATTTTTAAAATAGCTAATTTGTTATGGGAAAGTTTCCTTTTACACTATTTGAATAATGATTTAAATAATATAGAAAAAATCTATGATTCAGAATATTCACACAATGATAGTTATCTTGTTGCAGAATTATTAGTAGAGTTTGATGAATTATTTCAAATATTTTTATATAAGCATATGAAGCTTGTGGAACGCTCTATAGGGATAAAATCTAGGTCATTAAAAGGAGTGTCTATAGAAATTTTAAATAAAGGAATACAACGTCAATTTTTCCCTCATCTATGGCAAATTAGGAGTGATATGGCAAATGCAGCTACCCAACAATAA
- a CDS encoding Transposase → MAYSLDLRKKVIHYVNKGYTREEAARIFGIGERTIYRWLSRSKSGNLAATRAAKPWKKLDPIKLLNEVSKNSNWLLSDFAKVFNVSTAAICLAFKTLGITRKKRPHSIVNGMKQNGNYFWQLSQTIKRKI, encoded by the coding sequence ATGGCATATTCCTTAGATTTACGTAAAAAAGTAATTCACTATGTTAATAAAGGTTATACCAGAGAAGAAGCTGCAAGAATTTTTGGCATAGGTGAAAGAACAATTTATAGATGGTTATCGAGATCGAAATCCGGGAATTTAGCAGCCACACGAGCAGCTAAGCCATGGAAGAAGCTTGATCCAATCAAATTATTAAACGAGGTGTCTAAAAACAGCAATTGGCTATTATCTGATTTTGCAAAGGTTTTTAATGTGTCTACAGCTGCTATCTGTTTGGCATTCAAGACTTTGGGGATCACACGAAAAAAAAGACCACACTCTATCGTGAACGGGATGAAGCAAAACGGCAATTATTTTTGGCAGCTATCGCAAACTATAAAGCGGAAGATATAG
- a CDS encoding Methyltransferase domain protein: MNRTDNYLFKDYNFFISKNDLSLQYDTYYEGGNSSLYNKRFGHNKTIYKEKELITNSFKRIYNRKKQKAQNNKIKILDFGCGDGRLFEILEDLALSYTNKEYTVELINYDISYQAIKLFEDKLLNNDFSSCNEATISKQDIITKTFTKQNLLVKLIHTDSSCDKAILQELLGKDFDIILCIFGVLAHIPGKQNRSDTLKLFKSISNENAELIFTMPTIKSFWREYLTYTKLRKQLECGRFLENQQSYKSQVLALRLAQEKGDIYYCTGSKTQIINNFLHIYSINELVEELKEVDLQILKTPKLLSIKHPFEISSSPSKSFIDALLSEIFSLFCIPNSVKIFFGKHFSVVAINKN; the protein is encoded by the coding sequence ATGAATAGAACTGATAATTATTTGTTTAAAGATTACAACTTTTTTATTTCTAAAAATGATTTATCCCTGCAATATGATACTTATTATGAAGGAGGAAACTCTTCTTTATATAATAAAAGATTTGGCCATAATAAAACTATTTATAAAGAAAAAGAATTGATTACCAATTCTTTTAAAAGAATTTATAATCGTAAGAAGCAAAAAGCTCAAAATAATAAAATTAAAATATTAGATTTTGGATGTGGAGATGGAAGATTATTTGAAATATTAGAAGATCTTGCTTTATCCTATACAAACAAGGAATATACTGTAGAATTAATAAATTATGATATTAGTTATCAAGCAATTAAACTTTTTGAAGATAAATTGCTAAATAATGATTTCTCTAGCTGTAATGAGGCTACCATTTCTAAGCAAGATATAATTACAAAAACATTCACTAAACAGAACTTATTAGTTAAACTAATTCATACTGATTCTTCTTGTGATAAAGCCATTCTTCAAGAATTACTAGGTAAAGATTTTGATATAATATTATGTATATTTGGAGTGCTTGCTCATATTCCAGGCAAGCAAAACAGAAGTGATACTTTAAAATTATTTAAATCTATTTCTAATGAAAATGCTGAATTAATTTTTACCATGCCTACTATTAAAAGTTTTTGGCGTGAATATCTAACTTATACTAAACTTAGAAAACAGTTAGAATGTGGCAGATTCTTGGAAAACCAGCAATCTTATAAAAGCCAAGTGTTAGCTTTGAGATTAGCTCAAGAAAAGGGTGATATATATTATTGTACAGGTTCTAAAACACAAATTATAAATAATTTTTTGCATATCTATTCCATAAATGAATTGGTAGAAGAATTAAAGGAGGTGGATTTACAAATATTAAAAACTCCTAAATTATTATCAATAAAGCACCCTTTTGAAATTTCCTCCAGCCCAAGTAAGTCTTTTATTGATGCTCTATTATCAGAAATATTTTCCTTATTCTGTATCCCTAACTCAGTTAAGATTTTTTTCGGAAAACATTTTTCAGTAGTAGCTATCAATAAAAATTAA
- a CDS encoding Sensor histidine kinase, which produces MTKKVPSITRQYLQLLVITPGVFILFSLVLIWLNYSSYKSNKYALYVGEVNKISSFLEESLNYAASFAKEIGQRIADENNLDGKSIGDLLLRLKANMHVKESVLALTLFDFVTPEGYVIANSTRGNIQEPILVKNSDRSWVNFVENEPWILHISKPAKAIISKDEIFVDEIVPLGFGITNQEGKFLGTVSTGLEIDKLNQKLKELIDNSYLNFIILADDYSLVTSSDNILPKYILPKSIEAAIKELKYSKGETGLLTTPFEFRDVYYSHYQVMPNYPFIIIFGENIFSFKRDFEEKTAPAIIQSIILIGILLILFIYFRNKFLLPIVDLANIAEEIVDNKSTISFSANLHSSYEIELLATQLEKLFIYTKELNNTRNDLQQAYEKINTHNTNLEQKVEERTAELQQALAAKTEFLNNMSHEIRTPMQGFTAISTSLVEHWQEFNDERKYELADKIASNAKRLSSLLNHLLDLSKFQAGKMRLSLEKIDLNLIITEMIDEAQTLYINGKQLQINFTPLKDAFILADKERIGQVLRNLFVNSIKFSPNNSTITVSLKLSEITYDDQNKSEAYHFAIKDEGVGVPENELYTIFEVFVQSSKTKTRAGGTGLGLAICKEIIDAHHGEIWAENNQDQGATFNFVIPISQAKQMDGHKIIAENNVEIPTKPAPQTTKSANILIIDDEDACLMSMELLLFGSGYNLHKAAGGYAGLEYLKEHSKEIDLILLDLMMPDIYGLNVLAEIKQNPELAKIPVILQTGSSDSAEIERAFTLGIVTYIKKPYQKQAIMAELERVLSEST; this is translated from the coding sequence ATGACTAAAAAAGTTCCTTCTATTACTAGACAATATCTCCAGTTGCTTGTTATTACTCCTGGAGTGTTTATACTTTTTTCTTTGGTATTGATATGGTTAAATTATTCTTCCTATAAATCTAATAAATATGCCCTTTATGTAGGGGAAGTGAATAAAATTTCTAGCTTTTTGGAAGAAAGCCTTAATTATGCTGCTAGTTTTGCTAAAGAAATAGGGCAAAGAATAGCAGATGAAAATAATTTAGATGGTAAGTCAATCGGAGACCTGCTTCTAAGGCTTAAAGCAAATATGCATGTGAAAGAAAGTGTATTAGCATTAACTCTCTTTGATTTTGTTACTCCTGAAGGGTATGTAATAGCTAACTCTACTAGAGGTAATATTCAAGAGCCTATTTTAGTTAAAAATAGTGATAGAAGCTGGGTGAATTTTGTTGAAAATGAGCCCTGGATTCTCCATATTTCTAAACCAGCAAAAGCAATCATCAGCAAAGATGAAATTTTTGTTGATGAGATTGTGCCTTTAGGATTTGGTATTACCAATCAAGAGGGTAAATTTTTAGGTACAGTTTCAACCGGACTAGAAATAGATAAATTAAATCAGAAGTTAAAAGAATTAATTGATAATTCCTATTTGAATTTTATCATTCTAGCAGATGATTATAGCTTAGTAACGAGTTCAGATAATATCTTACCTAAATATATACTACCAAAATCAATCGAAGCAGCTATAAAAGAGTTAAAATATTCAAAAGGTGAAACAGGGCTATTAACAACTCCTTTTGAATTCCGTGATGTATATTATTCCCATTATCAAGTAATGCCTAACTATCCATTTATCATAATTTTTGGAGAAAACATATTTTCATTTAAAAGAGACTTTGAAGAAAAAACTGCTCCTGCCATAATACAATCAATAATTTTAATAGGTATACTTCTTATATTATTTATATATTTTAGAAATAAATTTCTTTTACCTATAGTAGATTTAGCAAATATTGCAGAGGAAATTGTAGATAATAAATCAACTATTTCCTTTTCTGCTAATCTTCATTCTTCCTATGAAATAGAGCTTTTAGCTACGCAGTTAGAAAAGCTTTTTATCTATACCAAAGAATTAAATAATACTAGAAACGACCTTCAACAAGCTTATGAAAAAATTAATACCCATAATACTAATTTAGAACAAAAAGTAGAGGAACGCACTGCAGAACTGCAGCAAGCACTCGCGGCTAAGACAGAGTTCCTCAATAACATGAGTCATGAGATTAGAACGCCGATGCAAGGGTTCACTGCGATTTCAACTTCCCTCGTTGAGCATTGGCAAGAGTTTAACGATGAACGAAAATATGAGTTAGCAGATAAAATTGCAAGCAATGCCAAAAGATTGTCTTCACTTCTTAACCATCTCCTTGATCTTTCTAAGTTCCAAGCAGGAAAGATGAGGCTTAGTTTAGAAAAAATAGATTTAAACTTGATTATCACGGAAATGATTGACGAAGCTCAAACCCTATATATCAATGGTAAGCAGCTCCAAATTAATTTCACTCCTTTAAAAGACGCCTTTATCCTGGCGGACAAAGAAAGAATAGGCCAAGTTTTACGTAATTTATTTGTCAATAGCATCAAATTTAGCCCAAATAATTCTACCATCACTGTTTCGCTAAAGCTTTCTGAAATCACCTATGATGATCAAAATAAATCTGAAGCTTATCATTTTGCCATTAAAGATGAAGGGGTAGGCGTTCCTGAAAATGAATTATATACTATCTTTGAGGTCTTTGTTCAAAGCAGCAAAACTAAAACCAGGGCAGGAGGCACGGGTCTTGGCCTTGCTATCTGTAAAGAAATTATCGACGCGCATCATGGTGAAATTTGGGCAGAAAATAACCAAGACCAAGGTGCAACTTTTAACTTTGTTATTCCAATATCGCAGGCCAAACAAATGGATGGCCATAAAATCATTGCAGAAAATAATGTCGAAATACCTACAAAACCTGCTCCTCAAACTACTAAATCAGCTAATATTTTAATAATAGATGATGAAGATGCCTGCTTAATGAGTATGGAATTACTACTTTTTGGAAGTGGCTATAATCTCCATAAAGCAGCGGGAGGTTATGCTGGCCTTGAATATCTGAAAGAACATTCTAAGGAAATAGATTTAATTTTACTCGACTTAATGATGCCCGATATTTATGGCTTAAATGTACTCGCTGAGATCAAGCAGAACCCAGAGCTTGCCAAAATCCCAGTCATTCTTCAAACTGGCTCTTCCGATAGTGCCGAAATTGAAAGAGCATTCACACTTGGCATTGTCACCTACATCAAAAAACCTTATCAGAAACAAGCTATCATGGCTGAATTAGAACGAGTATTGTCAGAAAGCACATAG